The region GAAGCTGACGCTGAAACTGCCGCACTTGGCGATGCGGTCGGAGATGATGGAGGACGACACCTTGTCCATCTCCGCGCCCCCGTATTCTTCGGGGACGTCCACGTTGGCCAGGCCCAGCTCGCTGGCCTTGCGGATGAGTTCGCGCGTGACCGCCCAGTCCTTGTGCTCGATCTTCTCGATGTTGGGCACGATCTCGTTGCGCGCGAATTCTTCCGTGGTCTGCGCAATGAGCTGGTGCTGCTCGCTGAAGTCCTCGGGCGTGAAGACTTCCTCCGGCGCGCGGTCTTCGATAAGGAAGCTGCCGCCGGCGATGATTGCCTTGGTTTCTGCCGCTGCCGTTGCCATGTCAATTCTCCTTTAACCACAAAGGGCACGAAGGAACACGAAGTTAAGAGTCATTTCCAATCAGTGCCGCGCACAAATCTCTTTATGCCATCCTTCAGGTGAGCGACGTTGAAGTTAATGAGCAGCCCAACGACTTGCCGCTCAGCTTCAGGTACGAAAGGATCTGCGCCTGGTGGACAGCCGTGAGTGCCTCCACCGACTTCAGCTCAACTATGACGAGATCTTCGACAAGCAGGTCGATTCGGTAGCCAAGGTCCAGCTTGATGCTGTCGTACACCACTGGTAATTCGACCTGCGCCTCAGATTTGAGACCCATCTTCCGTAATTCGTGCTGTAAGCAGGCTTCATACGCACTCTCCAGCAGTCCCGGCCCAAGCGCGGAGTGTACCTTCATCGCGGCAGTGATGACCGCGTGG is a window of Terriglobales bacterium DNA encoding:
- a CDS encoding GxxExxY protein, translating into PASLRTLINHKGHEGTPRNQVQVTATNRPGMTADEVSHAVITAAMKVHSALGPGLLESAYEACLQHELRKMGLKSEAQVELPVVYDSIKLDLGYRIDLLVEDLVIVELKSVEALTAVHQAQILSYLKLSGKSLGCSLTSTSLT